The Pseudomonadota bacterium region ACACATTCCAAGAGCGTCATCAATGTAATGCATCCGTTCCTGCCAGTCAACAATATCACAAGCCATTTCAATAGTTGGATAATATGGATTTGAGTTTTCTCCTTTTATTTCCCAGTCGAGAAAATATTGCTTGAACTTTTCATCGGGAACCTGGAACCAGTCTTTAACAAACTTTTCTCTATGCTCTCTTTTAGGAAATGGTCCCTGGGGGAACTGTCCTTCAATCTGGGTGACATTTATCTTCTCGCCGGTAGTATACATCAGGAAAAAGACGGGATTAAGCATATACAACTTGAGCGGTAACTGCTCATGTTTTTTAATAGTATTGTGGACATAGACGTCAGCACCCTTGCCGATCTTTTTGGCCGCCCAGTAAGTTCCATCGGCCAGCAGATCACCGATGCCTTCCCGGCGGACGATCCGGTCCAGCAGCCAGTAAAACCTGCCCTCGTTGTCAGCCGGCATTCCCGGGAAATCATCATCGGTTAAAATACCGTCCTCCAAAAGTTCAAGCGCGAAAGCCATAACCTGCGGAGCTGAATAGCCGTCCACTCCATACTCCGTCGCCTTCTGGGCGATTGTTAAGCCAAAATTCAGGTCTGAATAGGCTCCCAGAGTATAGGTGAGCTTGGTAAAACATTTCATCATATAGGTAGGCATGTCTGGACTGGAAAGTGTTGCCCCACATTTCAGTGGACAGTTATAACAGCTTATCAGCCGCGTCCGGGTATTATCCAGCGTTTCTCTCCACTCCTCGGCAACTTCATCAGTCCAGAAATCTTTTCTCCGGGTGCGGGCATTCCCCCAGGAAAAATTTTCGGTGTGCCACTTTTCATCATGGATTGCCATCTCTTGAGGAGAACCGAGTCTGGCTAAAATAGGGATTACCCCGGGAATGGGATTTTCTTCCCGGAACTTTATATATTCCAGCACTTCCTTGCAAAGCTCCATATATTCCAATGGCTGGGAAATATTGATATCATTTGTTCCTCGAACAACTATCGCCTTAACTCCTTTATCGCCCATAACCGCCCCGATGCCGCCACGACTGGCACTGGATCGACCCTGTTCAATGGAGGCAAAGAAGACCCGGTTTTCACCAGCCATGCCGATAGCCGCCACCTGGGCTTTCGGCTCTTTGAGCTCCGCCTTAATCAGCTCTGCCGTCTCAAGCGCCCCCTTACCCTTGAGATGAGAGGCATCACGGATTTCTACTTTGTCATTGTTTATCCATAAATAAACAAGGTCCGGTGACTGCCCGCGCAGGATGACTTTATCATAACCGGCATACTTCAATTCCGGCGCCCAGAATCCACCCATCATTGAAAATGCCAGTAATTTAGTCTGGGGAGAAATTGTCGAAACTATGGTCCGGTTACAACCGGTTGCCGGAGTGCCACATAAAAGACCAGCCCCGAAGATCAGGAGATTCTCAGGAGAAAAAGCTTCAACATCATGGGGAACCCTGTCCCACATTATCTTAGCGTTAGTTCCCAGCCCTCCCAGATAGAGCTCGGTCTCCTTTGGATTTGAAGCAACCTTTTCAATGTTTCCTCGGGTCAGATCAATCTCTAAATTAAATCCTGTCTCTGCATACCTCATTTTTTACCCCTTATACTCAATCTGCGATACGGTCATCCGCACTGTTTTCAAAACACTTGCAGCTTGATCTTTTCCGTGTTTTTTACCGGTAGGTGATAAATAATCACCATTTTGTGGCGGTCCAGGACCGTATCACATTCGTTCCCACCAATAGCCGAACGCATTTAACCTGGCAGCCGCTGCTGTATTTCCACCTGTCCTTAATTAGCAATGATTGTGCCATCTTTATCAAGTGAAGGCCAACTTGATTCTCAAACGAAAGAGATGGGGTCAATGTCCACCGTTATCGATACTTTGCGGGAAGGAGGAGAACAGCCGCGCCACTCGGTAATCAGCTGATGCAGATAAGGCCGATGGTTGCTCTTCAGCAGCAACTGCCAGCGATACATTTTCTTGATTCTGGCAACCGAACTGGGAACCGGACCCATAACCATAATATTTTTTGACCAGCCATGGGTTTTGATCATATTTAGCAACCTGTCTTTTATGACCCGTAACACCTTCTGTACCAGGTCTTGATCCTCCGCCTGCCCACGGAACAAAAGCAAATGACTGAAGGGAGGGAAACTAAGTTCTCTCCGGATGGCCAGCTCATGGCGGAAAAAACCCTGGTAGTCGTGGCTGGTGGCATGCTGAACACTGTAATGACGCGGCTGCAGGGTCTGAATGATAACTTTACCCCGGTTCTGCCCCCGACCCGCCCGACCAGCTACCTGGGTAAGCAGCTGGAAGGTTTTTTCCGCCGCCGTAAACTCCGGAAAGTTCAGGGAGAGATCGGCAAAAATCACTCCTACCAGATCAACATCGGGAAAATTCAGACCCTTGGCCAGCATCTGGGTTCCCAGTAGCACCTGGTATTCGCCACGACAAAAGGCATTGATGAGTGCTGCCAACTGCCCTTTTTTACGGGTACTGTCACGATCCAGACGGGCTACTTTAATCCCGGGGAAATATTCCTGAAGGCGCTCATCCAGTTTCTGAATCCCGACCCCCAAGGGGAAAAAATTGCTTTTATGGCATTGGGGACAAACCGATGGCACCGGCAACATCATGCCACAGTAGTGACAGATCAGCCGGTTCATTTCTTTATGGTACGTCAACCTGACCGAACAGGAACTGCAGCTGGGCATATAACCGCAATCCAGGCAATAAAGCGTCCGGGAAAAGCCCCGCTTATTTAAAAAAAGCATCACCTGGCGGCCGGCATCCAAAACCTCGGTCATACTTTCCACCAGTCTGGGACTGAAACCATCCCAATCGAACATTTTTTGTTTGCCGGCTGACAAATCGACCACTTCCACCTTGGGCAGCAGCCTGTTTCCCGGCCTTTCCGACAATTCCAGCAGCTGGTAATGGTTGGCTACGCTACGGTGATAGGTAACAACTGCTGGGGTTGCCGAACCCAGAACTACCGGGCAACCGGCCATCTGTCCCCGCATCAAGGCCAGATCGCGACCATGATAGGGAAAAGATGATTCCTGTTTATAGGAAGCTTCATGTTCCTCGTCAACAACGATCAACCCCAGGCGGGGCAGGGGGGCAAAAACCGCCGATCGGGCTCCTAAAACCACTGTTGCTTCACCCCGGCAAATCCGCCGCCATTGATCATAGCGCTCGCCGGCCCCCAATGAACTGTGCAACACCGCCACCTGGTCCCCGAATTCACGGATAAATCGATCCAGCAACTGGATCGTCAGGGCAATTTCAGGCACAAGATACAATGAACCACGACCAAGTTGGCGGGCTTTTTTAATCAATTGCAGGTAAATTTCCGTTTTACCGCTGCCGGTAACCCCATGGATTAAAAAAGGAGAAAATTCAGCCTGCACCAATTTAACCGCCACCTGCTGATAAATCTTTTCCTGGACCGACGTCAGGGTTACAACCGGTGGCGGCTCCTGGCCGCTGCCCTGATCAGGAATATTTCTAAGCCGGGGAACCTGTCGAGACCTGATCCAGTTTTGCTGCTGCCAGCGGCGCAAGATGGCGCTGCTGCCGGGGAAAAAACCCAGAAACTGGCGGCGGCTGAAAAAATCACCTGACCGTAAAAAAGTCCGCATGCCCTCTTTTCGTTCCGCCAAGATTCTGGAAACAGCGATAGCATCATCCAGGGTGGAAAAATCCACTATTTCATAGATGGTTTCATGGCGCCCCCGAACTACCGGGGGCAGCAGACGATTGTTCACTGATAACCAGCCCTGGCGCACGCCACTTTTGAGCACCACCTTGAACTGTTCTGCCTGCCTGTCGGCAGACACGGCCGGCAGCAATATCGCTTTTGCCAGTTCTGCCACCAGCATGCCCTCTTTACCAGCCAGAGTTTTCCGTAATCTTTCCGCAATTTCACGGCGGCCTGGATCTTTAATCTTCGGCAGTAACTTTCCGGTCAGACAATACTCCCTACATGAACGGTAGGCCAGTCCTCCCGGAAGCATGGCATGCAGAGCCACCCCAAGGGGGGCATGATAATAAGCTGCCGCCCGCCGATAAAATTCCAAATCCACAGAAGAAAAAAGCGGACGATCATCAACAATATCCCCCAATGGCAACATCCGCAGATTCTCTTCTTCAGGTTTTAGCTTATGGCGCCAGCCGACCAGATAGCCACTGAGCTGACGTCCCCGAAACGGAACTAAAACCCGTTTTCCCACCTCCAGCCGGGGCAGCAGCCGCTCATCCTCCACCACATAGGTAAAGAGATTATCCCGGGGAATATTGATGGCCACATCCGCGTAGCAAACCATTTTCGTTAACTAGCCTTGCAATTAGATGAATTATTCGTTATCTTGGCAAATATCATGTCTTGGACAGAAAGACGATTAACATCCTAACAAAATACCCGGCAAGAAAAAAGGAGAAACTAGCTCATGTCAGAAATTGAACATACATTGGCGGTCTTTATTGATTTTGAAAATCTGGCCCTGGGATTCAAAGGAAAAAAGAAAAACCTTTTCAATGTTGAGATCATCCTGGCCCGGCTGGTGGAAAAAGGCAAAGTGATTGCCAAAAAAGCCTATGCCGACTGGAATGCCTACAGCCAGTATAAACAGCAATTGCACGCGGCAGCCATTGAAATGATTGAAATTCCCAAACGGGGCATGACCGGCAAAAATTCGGCTGACATCAGGCTTTGCGTTGATGCTATGGACATGTCTTACTCCAAGGAACATATTGACTCCTTTGTCATCGTTTCCGGCGACAGCGACTTTTCCCCCCTGGTTTCCAAACTCAAGGAAAACGGCAAACATGTCATCGGCATCGGCATGCATGAAAGCACCTCGCCTTTATTGAGCAACAATTGCGATGAATTCATTTTTTATGAGGATCTGCTGCAGACTTCAGAAATAACCCCTCCCCAGATTGCCGACAACATATCAGCTAATAAAAAGGAAGCCTTCACCTTGTTGTTTGACTCCATTACCGCCCTGATGCGTGAAAATAAAGAAACTCTCTGGTCTTCGATGATCAAACAGACCATGCAGCGGAAAAGGCCATCATTTTATGAATCATCTCTCGGTTATCGCTCTTTCAGTGAAATGCTGAAAGACGCGGAAAAGCGTGGTTATCTGGTACTTACCAAAGATGCAAAGAGCGGCACATTGATTGTTGAAGGTTTCGCCAAATAGACTATCGCTTTCCTTCACCCTCTTTTCCGTCGGCATGGCAACAGGTTTAATTTCTATGAAAAGGAGGCTGTATTATGGAAGGAAAACTGTCTCTTAAAGGGCAGATTGCCGGATATGCCGGACAATGCGCTTATGAGCCCTTAGAAATTATTTACTGGGACGGCGAGCGGAAAATCTGTGGAGCCGTGTCTGCCGACAGGCAGGCGGAAACAGATGATGACGTAACAAATCCTGCCTGTGTTCTGCATTTCAAAAGCAAAAAAGCTGCCCAGCAGGCCATCTTCAGAGGATCCCTCGGTTTTGGCAAAGCCTATATGGACGGTGAGATTGAGGTAAACGGTGACCTGCAGCAAATCATCCGTCTGAGCCTCCATCCGATCTTTGACAGCTGTCAAGCTCCAGTCGTCAGCAAGCTGTTGCCCCTGGCCGGCCTCTTTTATAATTATAATTCCATCAATGGCGCGCACAAGGCTATTGCCCACCATTATGACCGCGGCAATGATTTTTACCAGGAATGGCTTGATGAAAGCATGAGTTATTCCTGTGCCTATTTTAAGGCTCCAGAAAACTCCCTGGAACAGGCCCAGCAGGATAAATTTGAACATATCTGTCGTAAACTGCAGCTGCAGCCAGGCGAACGGCTAGTTGACGTCGGCTGCGGCTGGGGTGGCATGCTTATTTATGCCGCCCAACATTACCAGGTTACCGGAACCGGCTACACGTTATCCCAAAACCAGCTTGATTATGCCAGAGATTGGGCACAACGGGCCGGGGTTGCCGACCAGGTAAGCTTCCACCTGCAGGACTACCGGGAAGCTGAAGGAACTTTTGACAAATTAGCTTCCATCGGCATGTTTGAACATGTGGGGAGAAAATACTACCCGGATTTTTTTGCTAAAACAGTTGAACTGCTGAAACCCGGTGGCCTGGGACTTTTACATACCATTGGCAAAAATGACGGAACCCCAACCGATTCATGGATCACCACCTATATTTTCCCCGGCGGTGAACTGCCACAACTGTATGATATCTGTCGGGTAGCCGGCCGGCATGATCTTCGCCTCACTGACATGGAAAATTTGCGCTATCATTACCACCTTACCCTGGAACACTGGATCAGGCGCTTTGAACAGCGACTGGATTACATTCGGAAATCAATTGGCAATAATCCGGAAGAAATAGAACACTTCCTGCGCTGCTGGCGGCTGTACCTCAACGGCAGTTCGGTCAACTTCCTCCATGGCCCCCTGGATCTTTACCAGTTGACTTTTACCCGGGGATTGACTAATGAGCTTCCGTTAACCAGAGAACATATTTATACCTGAACGGTATACGGTTTACGGTGTACGGTGTACGGTGTAGCTTTACCCTTTAGCCTTTACCCTTTAGCCTTTACCCTTTAGCCTTTACCCTTTAGCCTTTAGCCTTTAGCCTTATATCTTATACCTTCTAAAGGTCCCTGCCATGCTTTTGATGATCGATAATTACGATTCCTTCACCTATAATATAGTCCAGTACCTGGGAATCCTGGGGGAAGAGGTGGTGGTCTATCGCAATGATGCCATCAGTATCGGAGAAATTAAAGAACTGCAGCCGGACAGTCTGGTTATCTCCCCCGGTCCCTGCACTCCCAAAGAGGCTGGCATCTCGGTCGCGGCAATCAAAAATCTGGCCGGCAGACTACCCATCCTGGGAATTTGTCTCGGTCATCAGTCAATCGGTGCCGCCTTTGGCGGCCGTATCTCCAGGGCCGGACAGATAATGCATGGAAAAACCTCACAGATATCCCATAACAATCAGGACCTTTTCAAGGGAATCCCCAACCCTTTTGAAGCTACCCGCTATCATTCCCTGGTCATTGAACCGGACTCACTGCCACCCTGCCTCGAAATCACCGCCAGCGCCCTTGATGACCAGGAAATTATGGGGATAAAACATCGTGAACTGCCAGTCTGGGGGATACAATTCCACCCGGAATCCATCCTGACCAAAGCCGGGATGAAAATTATGGATAATTTTCTCCAGCTGGCCCATGCAAGCAGATAATCAACCGGAATGAAAAACCCCTATCCCATGAATCCTGTCGAATTAAACCATGCCTTCAGCACCCTGTTTCCAGATTGGACGGCATTGCAGAACATCGCCCATAAAGGAGATCCGGAGCTCTATGCCGTCGGCGGAAGCGTTCGTGATGCCATCTTAAATCGCCAGCTTACAGATATAGACCTGGTTTGCCATCCCCGGGACATGGACCAT contains the following coding sequences:
- a CDS encoding aldehyde ferredoxin oxidoreductase N-terminal domain-containing protein yields the protein MRYAETGFNLEIDLTRGNIEKVASNPKETELYLGGLGTNAKIMWDRVPHDVEAFSPENLLIFGAGLLCGTPATGCNRTIVSTISPQTKLLAFSMMGGFWAPELKYAGYDKVILRGQSPDLVYLWINNDKVEIRDASHLKGKGALETAELIKAELKEPKAQVAAIGMAGENRVFFASIEQGRSSASRGGIGAVMGDKGVKAIVVRGTNDINISQPLEYMELCKEVLEYIKFREENPIPGVIPILARLGSPQEMAIHDEKWHTENFSWGNARTRRKDFWTDEVAEEWRETLDNTRTRLISCYNCPLKCGATLSSPDMPTYMMKCFTKLTYTLGAYSDLNFGLTIAQKATEYGVDGYSAPQVMAFALELLEDGILTDDDFPGMPADNEGRFYWLLDRIVRREGIGDLLADGTYWAAKKIGKGADVYVHNTIKKHEQLPLKLYMLNPVFFLMYTTGEKINVTQIEGQFPQGPFPKREHREKFVKDWFQVPDEKFKQYFLDWEIKGENSNPYYPTIEMACDIVDWQERMHYIDDALGMC
- the priA gene encoding primosomal protein N' is translated as MVCYADVAINIPRDNLFTYVVEDERLLPRLEVGKRVLVPFRGRQLSGYLVGWRHKLKPEEENLRMLPLGDIVDDRPLFSSVDLEFYRRAAAYYHAPLGVALHAMLPGGLAYRSCREYCLTGKLLPKIKDPGRREIAERLRKTLAGKEGMLVAELAKAILLPAVSADRQAEQFKVVLKSGVRQGWLSVNNRLLPPVVRGRHETIYEIVDFSTLDDAIAVSRILAERKEGMRTFLRSGDFFSRRQFLGFFPGSSAILRRWQQQNWIRSRQVPRLRNIPDQGSGQEPPPVVTLTSVQEKIYQQVAVKLVQAEFSPFLIHGVTGSGKTEIYLQLIKKARQLGRGSLYLVPEIALTIQLLDRFIREFGDQVAVLHSSLGAGERYDQWRRICRGEATVVLGARSAVFAPLPRLGLIVVDEEHEASYKQESSFPYHGRDLALMRGQMAGCPVVLGSATPAVVTYHRSVANHYQLLELSERPGNRLLPKVEVVDLSAGKQKMFDWDGFSPRLVESMTEVLDAGRQVMLFLNKRGFSRTLYCLDCGYMPSCSSCSVRLTYHKEMNRLICHYCGMMLPVPSVCPQCHKSNFFPLGVGIQKLDERLQEYFPGIKVARLDRDSTRKKGQLAALINAFCRGEYQVLLGTQMLAKGLNFPDVDLVGVIFADLSLNFPEFTAAEKTFQLLTQVAGRAGRGQNRGKVIIQTLQPRHYSVQHATSHDYQGFFRHELAIRRELSFPPFSHLLLFRGQAEDQDLVQKVLRVIKDRLLNMIKTHGWSKNIMVMGPVPSSVARIKKMYRWQLLLKSNHRPYLHQLITEWRGCSPPSRKVSITVDIDPISFV
- a CDS encoding NYN domain-containing protein, giving the protein MSEIEHTLAVFIDFENLALGFKGKKKNLFNVEIILARLVEKGKVIAKKAYADWNAYSQYKQQLHAAAIEMIEIPKRGMTGKNSADIRLCVDAMDMSYSKEHIDSFVIVSGDSDFSPLVSKLKENGKHVIGIGMHESTSPLLSNNCDEFIFYEDLLQTSEITPPQIADNISANKKEAFTLLFDSITALMRENKETLWSSMIKQTMQRKRPSFYESSLGYRSFSEMLKDAEKRGYLVLTKDAKSGTLIVEGFAK
- a CDS encoding cyclopropane-fatty-acyl-phospholipid synthase family protein; this translates as MEGKLSLKGQIAGYAGQCAYEPLEIIYWDGERKICGAVSADRQAETDDDVTNPACVLHFKSKKAAQQAIFRGSLGFGKAYMDGEIEVNGDLQQIIRLSLHPIFDSCQAPVVSKLLPLAGLFYNYNSINGAHKAIAHHYDRGNDFYQEWLDESMSYSCAYFKAPENSLEQAQQDKFEHICRKLQLQPGERLVDVGCGWGGMLIYAAQHYQVTGTGYTLSQNQLDYARDWAQRAGVADQVSFHLQDYREAEGTFDKLASIGMFEHVGRKYYPDFFAKTVELLKPGGLGLLHTIGKNDGTPTDSWITTYIFPGGELPQLYDICRVAGRHDLRLTDMENLRYHYHLTLEHWIRRFEQRLDYIRKSIGNNPEEIEHFLRCWRLYLNGSSVNFLHGPLDLYQLTFTRGLTNELPLTREHIYT
- a CDS encoding aminodeoxychorismate/anthranilate synthase component II — translated: MLLMIDNYDSFTYNIVQYLGILGEEVVVYRNDAISIGEIKELQPDSLVISPGPCTPKEAGISVAAIKNLAGRLPILGICLGHQSIGAAFGGRISRAGQIMHGKTSQISHNNQDLFKGIPNPFEATRYHSLVIEPDSLPPCLEITASALDDQEIMGIKHRELPVWGIQFHPESILTKAGMKIMDNFLQLAHASR